Proteins encoded within one genomic window of Candidatus Nezhaarchaeota archaeon:
- the pheT gene encoding phenylalanine--tRNA ligase subunit beta — MPTISVNRDDLLKLVGKSDLSNDELTEALELVKAEVKTLGQTEIILEVTADRADMFSAEGIARSLKGFFEIELGTPKYPVMNAMENFVVKVEKFVMEVRPFIACAVIVDCDLGEEGLRQLIQLQETLHKTHGRNRRKFAIGLHNFDAIEPPITYTAKPLDNFSFVPLGEYREMKGDEIVKNHPKGREYGWIIRDKGLAPLLIDSNNNVLSMPPIINSELTRVTPRTRNLFIDVTGTDLKAVRSALAILTANLAERGGKIIRFVIREGQGFERIEPLTDCKVVTVSYDRLVEVTGIREPLDVVVKCLRKARMDVIVRGKELEVLVPFYRIDVMSDVDVAEDFAIGYGYNRIVPDVPPITTRGRELELASFARICRELMIGYGFQEVLSYMFISDKKLDDAHVYEKRVRVAKPVSSDYTCLRTSLIPSLLDFLSENVHVEYPQKIFEIGDVVIASEDFDEKSYSDRRLAALQADYRVGYEDIQAVLYSLLRILNVEFKVRSDRSGLMIEGRCGSVIIGGEVVGVLGEIKPEVLINFDLQTPVAAFEISLTKVYRAWKTGINTHF, encoded by the coding sequence ATGCCTACTATAAGCGTTAATAGAGACGACTTGCTCAAGCTCGTTGGTAAAAGTGATTTAAGCAACGATGAGCTCACAGAAGCTCTAGAGCTAGTAAAGGCTGAAGTCAAGACTCTTGGGCAAACTGAGATAATACTTGAAGTTACAGCAGATAGAGCAGATATGTTCTCTGCTGAAGGCATAGCCAGAAGCTTGAAAGGGTTCTTCGAGATAGAGCTGGGTACCCCCAAATACCCTGTAATGAATGCTATGGAAAACTTTGTCGTGAAGGTTGAAAAATTCGTTATGGAGGTTAGACCTTTCATCGCATGTGCTGTTATTGTAGACTGTGATCTTGGAGAAGAAGGATTGAGGCAATTGATACAATTGCAGGAGACCCTCCATAAAACTCATGGGAGAAATCGCAGAAAGTTCGCTATAGGCTTGCACAACTTTGACGCAATAGAGCCTCCCATAACTTATACAGCCAAACCACTTGACAACTTCTCGTTCGTACCGTTAGGAGAATATAGGGAGATGAAAGGAGATGAAATTGTCAAAAACCATCCGAAAGGGAGGGAGTATGGATGGATTATTAGGGATAAGGGCTTAGCACCTCTCTTAATAGACTCTAACAACAACGTTCTCTCAATGCCTCCAATAATAAACTCTGAACTTACTAGAGTAACGCCAAGAACTAGGAACTTGTTCATAGACGTCACTGGAACAGACTTGAAGGCTGTGAGGAGTGCTTTAGCCATATTAACGGCAAACTTAGCGGAAAGGGGAGGTAAGATAATTAGATTTGTGATACGTGAAGGTCAAGGATTTGAAAGGATCGAACCTCTAACAGATTGTAAAGTCGTGACAGTAAGTTATGATAGATTAGTTGAAGTTACTGGAATTAGAGAACCGCTTGACGTAGTTGTAAAATGCTTGAGAAAGGCTCGAATGGATGTCATTGTAAGAGGAAAGGAACTTGAAGTCTTAGTACCATTCTATCGAATTGACGTGATGAGTGATGTTGACGTTGCTGAAGACTTTGCCATTGGTTACGGCTACAATAGGATAGTCCCTGATGTACCTCCAATAACCACACGAGGACGTGAGCTTGAGCTTGCCAGCTTTGCGAGGATTTGTCGTGAACTTATGATAGGATACGGGTTCCAAGAGGTACTAAGTTATATGTTCATAAGTGATAAGAAGCTTGATGATGCACATGTGTATGAAAAGAGGGTCAGGGTAGCTAAGCCAGTATCCTCTGACTACACTTGCTTAAGAACTAGTCTCATCCCCTCTTTACTCGACTTCTTATCAGAGAACGTCCATGTGGAGTACCCTCAGAAGATATTTGAGATTGGAGACGTGGTAATAGCAAGCGAGGATTTTGATGAAAAAAGCTACTCAGATAGGAGACTAGCTGCGCTACAAGCAGATTATAGAGTCGGCTATGAAGATATTCAAGCAGTATTATATTCACTCTTGAGAATTTTGAATGTGGAGTTTAAAGTGAGGAGTGATAGAAGTGGGCTAATGATAGAGGGACGTTGTGGTTCAGTGATTATAGGAGGTGAGGTCGTAGGTGTACTTGGTGAGATTAAACCAGAGGTTCTTATAAACTTCGACCTTCAAACTCCTGTAGCAGCATTTGAAATAAGCCTCACAAAGGTGTATAGGGCATGGAAGACAGGAATAAATACCCACTTTTAA
- a CDS encoding phenylalanine--tRNA ligase subunit alpha, which translates to MRIELSDGEIKVLKCLSEARRALEVNEVAEHTRLSISSVMSYLEALSQRGLVKILVEDEDYLILTDEGKKVAERGLPERRIMEEVKKLGGQATLQEVRKRSSLSDEEIRIALGWFRKKGIGEIVIIDGEKTIKVKRDVVSDSAEEVLKKLVSGHRVKVRDVPQEVLWELKARKLIEVVPQKKRSVLLTDIGLSVLEQALHVKVVGALTADMIKSGEWRNVYLKPYDVSAEPPRVYPARKHFYVEFLDRVRRILVEMGFVEADGPYVEMEFWNFDVLFQAQDHPAREIHDCFILLEPSKGNLPDRKLVERVKRIHEERWGYEWSEEQATRLILRSHTTAVSARFLASKPKPPVRMFCISRVFRPDVIDATHFIEFTQVDGIYGDKGVNLRSLFGILQDFVKRLGFEDIKFRPSYFPFTEPSVEGSVYHPKLGWIECLGAGMFRPEVLESLGIDYPVAAWGIGIDRLAMALLQISDIRELCSRNLKFLRARAVEPQCLL; encoded by the coding sequence ATGCGAATAGAGCTTTCCGATGGTGAGATTAAAGTATTGAAATGTCTCAGCGAAGCTAGGAGGGCCTTAGAGGTGAATGAGGTAGCTGAGCATACAAGACTAAGCATAAGCTCAGTAATGTCTTACTTGGAAGCGTTGAGTCAGAGAGGTCTGGTGAAAATTCTAGTTGAGGATGAGGATTACTTAATCCTAACGGATGAGGGCAAGAAGGTTGCTGAGAGAGGTCTTCCTGAGAGAAGAATCATGGAGGAGGTCAAGAAACTTGGAGGTCAGGCCACTTTACAGGAAGTGAGGAAGAGAAGTAGCTTAAGCGATGAAGAGATTAGGATAGCGCTGGGTTGGTTTCGAAAGAAGGGTATTGGAGAGATAGTCATTATTGATGGAGAGAAGACTATCAAAGTAAAACGGGATGTCGTAAGCGATTCTGCTGAAGAGGTCTTGAAGAAGCTAGTGAGTGGACATAGAGTAAAAGTGAGGGACGTACCCCAAGAGGTCTTATGGGAGCTTAAGGCAAGAAAACTGATCGAAGTGGTACCTCAGAAGAAAAGAAGCGTTCTATTGACAGACATTGGTTTAAGCGTTTTAGAACAAGCCCTACACGTAAAAGTCGTAGGGGCCCTAACTGCAGATATGATAAAGAGTGGAGAGTGGAGGAATGTTTATTTAAAGCCATACGATGTTTCTGCTGAGCCTCCAAGGGTTTATCCCGCTAGAAAGCACTTTTACGTTGAGTTTCTTGATAGAGTTCGAAGAATACTTGTGGAAATGGGCTTCGTAGAAGCTGATGGTCCCTATGTCGAGATGGAGTTCTGGAACTTCGATGTGCTTTTCCAAGCTCAGGACCATCCTGCTCGAGAAATTCATGATTGCTTCATACTCCTCGAGCCCTCTAAGGGCAATCTCCCTGATAGAAAACTTGTGGAGCGTGTTAAGAGGATACACGAAGAGAGGTGGGGATATGAGTGGAGTGAAGAACAAGCAACTAGACTTATACTTCGAAGTCATACAACAGCAGTTTCGGCCAGATTTTTAGCTAGCAAGCCAAAGCCCCCTGTAAGGATGTTCTGCATATCAAGGGTCTTTAGACCTGATGTCATCGATGCCACTCACTTCATAGAGTTCACTCAGGTCGATGGAATTTACGGTGATAAAGGAGTGAACCTCAGAAGTCTCTTTGGGATTCTACAAGACTTTGTAAAAAGACTCGGTTTTGAGGACATCAAGTTTAGGCCTAGCTATTTCCCATTCACAGAGCCAAGCGTTGAGGGATCTGTATATCATCCAAAGCTTGGTTGGATTGAATGTCTTGGCGCAGGTATGTTTAGACCTGAGGTACTTGAAAGTCTAGGGATAGACTATCCTGTAGCTGCATGGGGTATAGGAATAGACAGGCTTGCAATGGCATTGCTTCAAATATCAGACATACGTGAACTTTGTTCTCGTAACCTTAAGTTCCTTAGGGCTAGGGCGGTGGAACCACAATGCCTACTATAA
- the trpS gene encoding tryptophan--tRNA ligase: MSEALVIGLKGSNNVGIIDPWGSTEIENYERLFEEFGIQRMDGLVDRLPCKPSFIRRGIIFGHRDFERIVEAINKQQPFAVVSGIKPTGPLHIGTILTLREMIFFQKLGGMVFYCIADIEAYEDNGIPLEESEKIALDNVTDALALGLDPSRAYIYRQSKENDVKDLAFIFARSVTLSTIEAIYGVRHMGLYMSALIQVGDILLPQLKRFGGPKPTLVPVGIDQDPHIRLCRDLAHKFREKYGFILPSATYHKIIRGLDGSPKMSKRNPMSYFTLTEDVESIAFKLRNAFTGGRPTAKEQRTLGGEPEKCPIFDLYKFFFVEDDDKLLEIYWRCKSGEMLCGEDKAFAIEVVTSFIKEHQKKREVFADKSRELLDLD; encoded by the coding sequence ATGAGTGAAGCTCTGGTGATAGGTTTGAAGGGATCTAACAACGTGGGTATCATAGATCCTTGGGGGTCAACCGAGATAGAGAACTATGAGAGGTTATTCGAAGAATTCGGTATTCAAAGAATGGATGGATTAGTCGATAGGCTTCCTTGTAAGCCGTCTTTCATCCGTAGGGGCATCATATTTGGACATAGGGACTTTGAACGTATAGTAGAAGCAATAAACAAGCAGCAACCCTTTGCTGTGGTAAGTGGGATAAAGCCAACTGGTCCTTTACACATCGGCACCATCTTGACTTTGAGGGAGATGATATTTTTCCAGAAGTTGGGAGGTATGGTTTTCTACTGCATAGCTGACATAGAGGCATACGAGGACAATGGAATACCATTAGAGGAGAGCGAGAAGATAGCCTTAGACAACGTTACAGATGCTTTAGCACTAGGACTAGATCCCTCTCGTGCCTACATATACAGGCAATCAAAAGAGAACGATGTTAAGGATTTAGCCTTCATATTTGCAAGGTCTGTAACCCTCTCAACCATAGAAGCCATTTATGGGGTACGACACATGGGCCTCTACATGTCGGCTCTAATTCAAGTTGGCGATATTTTACTCCCACAATTGAAGCGCTTTGGAGGGCCTAAGCCGACATTGGTTCCCGTGGGGATAGACCAGGACCCACATATCAGGCTATGTAGAGACCTTGCGCATAAGTTTAGGGAGAAGTACGGATTTATACTGCCTTCAGCAACATACCACAAGATCATAAGGGGATTGGATGGTAGTCCAAAAATGAGCAAGAGGAACCCCATGAGTTACTTCACTCTAACAGAAGACGTTGAGAGCATAGCCTTTAAGTTAAGGAATGCCTTTACCGGTGGAAGGCCTACAGCTAAGGAGCAGAGGACCTTAGGGGGAGAACCTGAGAAATGCCCCATATTTGATCTCTATAAGTTCTTCTTTGTGGAGGATGATGACAAATTATTGGAAATATACTGGAGGTGCAAGAGCGGTGAAATGCTTTGTGGTGAGGACAAAGCTTTTGCCATCGAAGTAGTGACATCGTTTATTAAAGAGCACCAGAAAAAAAGGGAGGTATTTGCAGACAAGTCACGGGAGCTTCTAGATTTAGATTGA
- a CDS encoding phosphopantetheine adenylyltransferase yields the protein MKEKPFNLVAVGGTFDRLHRGHKELLRTAFGIGRKVVIGITSDEMAARSKGDVKINSLEKRKEGLEKWIEEEGLYKLAEYEIVVINDVYGVAIYDEKLEALVVSEETLERALTINRLRRSRNLKPLTIIVVPMVLAYNGKPISSTRIRRGEIDQEGRPLITR from the coding sequence ATGAAGGAAAAACCATTTAATCTAGTGGCTGTAGGAGGGACGTTCGATAGATTGCACAGAGGACATAAAGAGCTCTTGAGGACAGCATTTGGTATTGGTCGGAAAGTTGTCATCGGCATTACGAGTGACGAGATGGCTGCTAGAAGTAAGGGTGATGTTAAGATCAATAGTCTCGAAAAAAGGAAGGAGGGTCTTGAAAAATGGATTGAAGAGGAAGGTTTGTACAAATTAGCTGAATATGAAATTGTTGTGATAAATGATGTTTATGGAGTAGCAATTTACGACGAGAAGTTGGAGGCATTGGTCGTAAGCGAAGAAACCCTTGAAAGGGCCCTCACAATAAACAGACTTAGAAGAAGTAGGAACTTGAAACCTCTTACAATAATAGTAGTCCCAATGGTGCTAGCTTATAATGGTAAACCGATCTCATCTACAAGGATAAGGCGCGGAGAGATAGACCAAGAAGGTAGACCGTTAATTACGCGTTAG
- the map gene encoding type II methionyl aminopeptidase codes for MDEEALRCLKKAGRAASQALKSIMYRVHEGMPLIEICEYVENYIRSMGCEPAFPCNVSINQVAAHYTSYVGDQSVIPPQSLVKIDVGAHVNGFIADVAASIALSDEYEPLVRASEKALEVAINAIKPGVKISTLGSLIESTIKDFGFKPIRNLSGHMLKQYMLHGEKSIPNVPTSSNVSLEVNEVYAIEPFATNGAGLVIDSPDVYIFRYLSPRKAKKFERKILTTIWNRFRSLPFCDRWVRDIIPQETLSKLMELTLIGSLYGYHVLVEKGRGFVAQSEHTVIICEDGVEVITRF; via the coding sequence ATGGATGAAGAAGCGCTAAGGTGCTTAAAAAAGGCTGGTAGAGCAGCATCCCAAGCACTTAAAAGCATCATGTATAGAGTTCATGAAGGGATGCCACTAATTGAGATATGCGAGTATGTTGAAAACTACATTAGATCAATGGGCTGCGAACCTGCCTTTCCATGTAACGTATCTATCAACCAGGTAGCAGCACATTACACGTCGTACGTAGGAGATCAATCAGTAATACCTCCACAGAGCTTGGTGAAAATTGATGTAGGAGCTCATGTGAACGGCTTTATAGCTGACGTGGCAGCATCGATAGCCCTATCCGATGAATATGAACCTCTCGTTCGTGCATCTGAAAAAGCTCTTGAAGTTGCGATAAATGCCATAAAGCCTGGGGTCAAGATATCAACTTTAGGTTCTTTGATAGAGTCGACGATTAAAGATTTTGGATTTAAACCTATTAGAAACCTTTCAGGTCACATGCTTAAACAGTACATGTTGCATGGAGAGAAGAGCATACCTAATGTGCCCACCTCTAGCAATGTGTCGCTGGAGGTTAATGAGGTTTATGCTATAGAGCCCTTCGCAACGAATGGTGCAGGTCTAGTAATTGATTCTCCAGATGTGTACATCTTCAGATATCTTAGCCCAAGAAAGGCTAAAAAGTTTGAGAGGAAGATCTTAACGACCATATGGAATCGATTTAGAAGCTTACCATTCTGCGATAGATGGGTTAGAGACATAATACCTCAAGAAACGCTTTCGAAGCTCATGGAGCTTACGCTTATAGGATCGCTCTACGGGTATCACGTACTAGTAGAAAAAGGTAGAGGCTTCGTTGCGCAATCCGAACACACGGTAATAATATGTGAGGATGGTGTTGAGGTAATTACGAGATTTTAG